A DNA window from Sulfitobacter noctilucicola contains the following coding sequences:
- a CDS encoding ABC transporter permease, with amino-acid sequence MTSFLRSEFFHNYTRSTSAVIGSALMVLFAFAVIVGPFLVSQNPYDIASLNLMDSYKPPVWLEGGDPQFVLGTDGQGRDVWASILYGARISVFIGLVAMIASCTIGTVLGLIAGFYGGIADAIIMRIADIQLSFPSILIALFLMSAVGTGVDKVLIALTAVGWVVYARTVRGSTLSEIEKEYVQAAKVAGLSNAKIIRKHVLPNVLTPLIVIATIQVGTFVLIEASLSFLGVGVPITQPSLGLLIKNGFDVLFSGLWWTSVFPGVAIMMLVFGINLFGDFLRDELNPRLK; translated from the coding sequence ATGACTTCTTTCCTCCGCTCGGAGTTCTTCCATAATTACACCCGCAGCACCTCTGCTGTCATTGGCAGCGCGTTGATGGTCCTTTTTGCGTTTGCGGTGATCGTCGGGCCGTTTCTGGTGTCACAAAACCCCTATGACATCGCATCGTTGAACCTGATGGACAGCTACAAACCACCGGTCTGGCTTGAGGGCGGAGATCCGCAATTCGTGCTGGGCACAGACGGGCAGGGCCGTGATGTCTGGGCGTCAATCCTGTACGGCGCGCGCATTTCCGTTTTCATCGGTCTGGTCGCAATGATCGCTTCTTGCACCATCGGAACGGTATTGGGGCTGATTGCCGGGTTTTACGGTGGTATCGCCGATGCGATTATCATGCGGATCGCAGACATTCAGCTGTCGTTTCCCTCCATCTTGATTGCACTGTTTTTGATGTCGGCTGTGGGCACGGGGGTCGACAAAGTGCTGATCGCCTTAACAGCGGTTGGCTGGGTCGTATATGCGCGCACGGTGCGCGGCTCCACCTTGTCCGAGATCGAAAAAGAATACGTTCAGGCGGCAAAGGTCGCAGGCCTGTCGAACGCGAAAATTATCCGAAAACATGTTTTGCCGAATGTGCTGACGCCGCTGATCGTTATAGCGACAATTCAGGTCGGTACCTTTGTGCTGATCGAAGCATCACTCAGCTTTTTGGGGGTGGGAGTGCCGATCACCCAGCCGTCACTGGGTTTGCTGATCAAAAACGGTTTTGACGTATTGTTTTCGGGCCTGTGGTGGACGTCGGTCTTTCCCGGGGTCGCCATTATGATGCTGGTTTTCGGAATCAACCTGTTCGGTGATTTCCTGCGCGACGAATTGAATCCGAGGTTGAAATGA
- the hydA gene encoding dihydropyrimidinase, giving the protein MKDADFDTLVQGATVVHSNGVDIADIGIRDGVITAIGPDLENTAVTRIDARGLIALPGGVDTHCHIEQVSGAGLLNADTFETATRSAAMGGTTTVVSFAAQHPGNKIRDVVDAYATLARKGSLIDYAFHMIVAETAHGNLEDDIPALIAQGHRSIKIFTTYDKVRQDDKSILDILAVAKRDGALVCFHAENDGLIRHMTEKLLAEGKTAPKYHALSHPRLAETEAIDRMCRFAEFTDTRIMIFHVSTREGAEIIRAAQKRGVKVMAETCPHYLFMTADILEQDNPARFMCSPPQRTADDQDALWDAIADGTIRLVTSDHAPYRMDETGKFAHGADAPFNKIANGMPGLETRLPLMFNEMVSNGRMDLTAFAELTSTAPAEAFGLSRKGRIAEGFDADIALWNPDLLQTYGANDLHDNVGYNPFEGKTIRGMPVSTLSRGRIVVKDRAVKGLPGKGEWQSMVL; this is encoded by the coding sequence ATGAAAGACGCAGATTTCGACACACTGGTGCAGGGGGCCACCGTCGTCCACTCAAATGGCGTGGATATTGCCGATATCGGCATTCGGGATGGCGTCATCACCGCAATCGGGCCGGACCTGGAAAATACAGCCGTGACGAGGATCGATGCGCGCGGGTTGATCGCCCTACCCGGCGGTGTGGATACCCATTGCCACATCGAACAGGTCTCCGGTGCGGGCCTGTTGAATGCCGATACCTTTGAAACCGCAACACGCTCTGCCGCGATGGGCGGTACAACAACTGTCGTCTCCTTTGCAGCACAACACCCCGGCAACAAGATCAGGGATGTTGTCGACGCCTATGCCACATTGGCGCGCAAGGGATCGTTGATCGACTATGCCTTCCACATGATTGTCGCCGAGACAGCACATGGTAATCTGGAAGACGACATTCCCGCCCTGATCGCGCAGGGTCACCGTTCAATCAAAATATTCACGACCTATGATAAGGTCAGGCAGGACGATAAATCGATTCTGGACATTCTGGCCGTGGCGAAACGCGACGGCGCACTGGTGTGTTTTCACGCAGAAAATGACGGCCTGATCCGCCACATGACTGAAAAGCTTTTGGCCGAAGGCAAAACAGCGCCGAAATATCATGCCCTGTCGCATCCCCGTCTTGCCGAAACTGAAGCCATCGACCGCATGTGCCGGTTTGCCGAATTCACTGATACGCGCATCATGATTTTTCATGTTTCCACACGCGAAGGGGCCGAAATCATTCGTGCGGCCCAGAAACGCGGCGTGAAGGTCATGGCGGAAACCTGCCCTCACTATCTGTTCATGACCGCGGATATTCTGGAGCAGGACAACCCTGCGCGTTTCATGTGCTCTCCGCCGCAACGCACGGCGGATGACCAAGATGCACTGTGGGACGCGATTGCCGACGGAACCATTCGGCTGGTCACGTCGGACCATGCCCCGTACCGCATGGATGAAACCGGAAAGTTCGCCCACGGCGCCGATGCGCCGTTCAACAAAATCGCCAATGGCATGCCCGGTCTTGAAACGCGATTGCCCCTGATGTTCAACGAAATGGTGAGCAACGGGCGCATGGACCTGACCGCCTTTGCAGAGTTGACATCGACCGCCCCCGCCGAGGCGTTTGGTCTTTCGCGCAAGGGACGTATTGCCGAGGGCTTTGACGCCGACATCGCCCTCTGGAACCCGGATCTATTGCAAACATATGGTGCGAATGATCTGCACGATAATGTTGGTTACAACCCGTTTGAAGGCAAGACTATACGCGGGATGCCGGTAAGCACTCTGTCACGTGGTCGCATCGTCGTGAAAGACCGTGCGGTAAAAGGACTACCCGGTAAGGGCGAATGGCAGTCCATGGTGCTATGA
- a CDS encoding GntR family transcriptional regulator: MADAAQTLGTSTFERMKAMILDGTLEPGMPLREKSFADRLGVSRTPVREAISQLVSEGFAERAPSGTPVVSSISLADIMEILHVRSLLECEAARKAAASNAKLDELLNLREKTVDFLDGSRPNPEAHFALDVQLHLAIARRAGSRLLAELIESLKVKTRMYDQGSIPERFEPGCHEHLAIIDAIVDGAPENAAEAMRLHLKKVRESIISHINHPF, translated from the coding sequence ATGGCCGATGCCGCACAAACTTTGGGCACTTCAACCTTCGAACGGATGAAGGCGATGATCCTTGACGGGACATTGGAGCCCGGCATGCCCCTGCGGGAAAAAAGCTTTGCCGACCGGCTTGGCGTGTCGCGCACGCCGGTGCGTGAGGCGATCAGTCAGTTGGTGAGCGAAGGATTTGCCGAACGTGCACCCTCTGGCACGCCGGTGGTTAGTAGTATCTCATTGGCGGATATTATGGAGATCTTGCACGTCCGCAGTTTGCTGGAGTGCGAGGCGGCGCGCAAGGCTGCCGCATCTAACGCAAAATTGGACGAATTGCTGAATTTACGGGAGAAAACCGTTGATTTTCTGGATGGAAGTCGCCCAAATCCCGAAGCGCATTTCGCTCTGGACGTCCAGCTTCACCTTGCAATCGCCCGCAGGGCGGGGTCACGATTGTTGGCCGAACTGATCGAGAGTCTGAAGGTCAAAACCCGCATGTATGACCAAGGGTCCATACCTGAAAGGTTCGAGCCGGGGTGTCATGAACACCTCGCCATCATCGACGCGATTGTGGATGGTGCGCCCGAGAATGCCGCTGAAGCGATGAGGCTGCATCTTAAAAAGGTGCGCGAATCGATCATCTCGCACATTAATCACCCATTCTGA
- a CDS encoding ABC transporter permease, which yields MFGYLLKRLIQMLLVLWVVSVVVFMMMSFTGDPVFMVVPIDATDAEIAQARRILGLDQSLIVQYWKFLTSLLQGDFGHSYVFRQPAMTLILERLPATVEMVLVAMVLAIVFAIPLGVYAGANPNGRLSRAIMSASLLGISLPGFWVGMVLIYLFAVNWGIFPSSGRGDTAEVFGFRISLVTWDGWHHIVLPAVTLSLGTMAILLRMTRAGMMEVGRQDYMKFARAKGATRRDVLYKHGLKNALIPVVTIFGLQLGDLIAFATITETIFSWPGMGKLLIDSIYRADRPVIVVYLMLVAVIFVVINFLVDLVYTLIDPRITLK from the coding sequence ATGTTTGGATACCTTCTCAAACGCCTGATACAGATGCTGCTCGTGCTCTGGGTCGTCTCTGTCGTGGTTTTCATGATGATGAGCTTCACGGGCGATCCGGTCTTTATGGTCGTCCCAATTGATGCGACGGATGCTGAAATTGCACAGGCACGGCGTATTCTCGGGCTCGACCAGTCATTGATCGTTCAATACTGGAAATTCCTGACCAGCCTGCTTCAGGGTGATTTCGGACATTCTTACGTTTTCCGCCAACCCGCGATGACCCTGATCCTTGAACGTCTGCCCGCAACTGTCGAAATGGTTCTGGTCGCAATGGTTCTGGCAATCGTTTTCGCGATCCCCCTTGGGGTCTATGCCGGTGCGAATCCCAATGGCCGGCTGAGCCGCGCGATCATGTCGGCTTCGTTGCTGGGCATTTCATTGCCGGGTTTTTGGGTTGGCATGGTGCTGATCTACCTGTTCGCGGTGAACTGGGGCATTTTTCCGTCCTCGGGGCGGGGAGACACTGCAGAGGTCTTCGGCTTTCGCATCAGTTTGGTGACGTGGGACGGTTGGCATCACATCGTGCTGCCCGCCGTGACCCTATCGCTTGGCACCATGGCCATTCTGCTGCGCATGACGCGCGCGGGCATGATGGAAGTCGGGCGTCAGGACTATATGAAATTCGCGCGGGCAAAGGGCGCGACGCGGCGCGATGTTCTGTACAAGCACGGCCTGAAAAATGCGCTGATCCCCGTTGTGACAATCTTTGGCCTGCAACTGGGCGATCTTATCGCCTTTGCCACGATCACCGAGACCATCTTTTCCTGGCCAGGGATGGGCAAACTGCTGATCGATTCAATCTACCGTGCCGACCGTCCCGTGATCGTCGTCTACCTGATGCTGGTCGCGGTGATTTTTGTTGTCATCAATTTTCTGGTCGATCTCGTTTATACGCTGATCGATCCGCGCATCACGCTGAAATGA
- a CDS encoding ABC transporter substrate-binding protein: MKYLNRNMWRIGALGATFVLASAGATLAQEKAVTIGLTSDPSHLYPLAGEELSSNIMYYHLYDALVSRSPELEFGPGLAESWENVDDVTWRFKLREGVTFHNGNAFTAADVVYTVEKARASIRPDLVANVASVKAVDDLTVEITTPKPYAVLPNDLAELLILDEEYTDQTGDEKMDLMPMGTGPYMLEEWIKEEKLVLTAFGDYWGGAPAIQTVTFRPITNPATRTAALLTGEVDVIQDLAVRDVDRVKSEDRFQVITRPSLLNVVLAMDTREKSPTIEGKNPMTDQRVREAIARAIDMDAINKIVMNGLATPSAQFVPEAHLGFVDGMDFREMYPVDIEKAKELLADAGYPDGFTMTLDATNNRYVNDAQIAQALASMLAKINVNLELNIMPKSNFWGYIRVPTENSSLIMSGWDVPSGDAGSMYGALFYSRDKKEGYGQVNRGSYSNAEMDALLDKADSTPDIAKRDEYLQEATKILMADIPMIPMHYEQDVYAARKGVTLVPRVDKFISAFEMDVD; the protein is encoded by the coding sequence ATGAAATACCTGAATAGAAATATGTGGCGCATTGGCGCCCTTGGCGCGACATTTGTCTTAGCCAGCGCCGGCGCGACGCTCGCCCAAGAGAAAGCCGTGACCATCGGTCTAACATCGGATCCGAGCCACCTGTACCCGCTCGCGGGCGAGGAGTTGTCCTCCAATATCATGTACTACCACCTGTATGACGCGCTGGTGTCGCGCAGCCCCGAACTGGAATTCGGTCCCGGCCTCGCGGAAAGCTGGGAAAACGTGGACGACGTGACATGGCGCTTCAAGCTGCGCGAGGGGGTAACGTTTCATAACGGCAATGCGTTCACCGCAGCGGATGTTGTTTACACGGTCGAAAAAGCGCGTGCATCGATCCGTCCTGATCTTGTGGCGAATGTTGCCTCCGTTAAGGCCGTGGATGACCTGACGGTCGAGATCACAACGCCGAAACCCTATGCGGTACTTCCGAACGATCTAGCCGAATTGCTGATCCTTGATGAGGAATACACGGATCAGACCGGCGACGAGAAAATGGACCTTATGCCGATGGGCACAGGCCCATACATGCTGGAAGAGTGGATCAAGGAAGAAAAACTGGTCCTGACGGCATTTGGCGATTACTGGGGCGGTGCTCCTGCGATCCAGACGGTCACGTTCCGTCCGATCACCAATCCGGCAACGCGCACGGCCGCGCTTTTGACGGGCGAAGTTGACGTTATTCAGGATCTCGCGGTGCGCGATGTTGACCGCGTAAAGTCCGAAGACCGCTTTCAGGTGATCACACGGCCAAGCCTTTTGAACGTCGTTCTTGCGATGGACACGCGTGAGAAATCGCCGACCATCGAAGGCAAGAACCCGATGACGGACCAGCGTGTGCGCGAAGCAATCGCGCGGGCCATCGACATGGATGCGATCAACAAAATCGTCATGAATGGACTGGCCACGCCCTCCGCGCAATTCGTGCCAGAGGCCCATCTGGGCTTTGTGGACGGAATGGATTTCCGCGAGATGTATCCGGTCGATATCGAAAAGGCGAAAGAGCTGCTGGCAGACGCGGGGTATCCCGACGGCTTTACGATGACGCTCGACGCTACAAACAACCGCTACGTGAACGATGCCCAGATTGCACAGGCGCTTGCGTCGATGCTGGCCAAGATCAATGTAAATCTTGAACTGAACATCATGCCCAAGTCCAACTTCTGGGGCTATATCCGGGTGCCGACGGAAAATTCCAGCCTGATCATGAGCGGCTGGGATGTGCCATCGGGGGATGCCGGTTCAATGTATGGTGCGCTGTTCTATAGCCGTGACAAGAAAGAGGGCTACGGGCAGGTCAACCGCGGTTCCTATTCCAACGCTGAAATGGACGCGCTGCTGGATAAGGCCGATTCAACGCCCGACATCGCCAAACGCGATGAATACCTTCAGGAAGCGACCAAAATCCTGATGGCGGACATTCCGATGATCCCGATGCACTACGAGCAGGACGTCTATGCCGCCCGCAAAGGTGTCACGCTTGTACCGCGCGTCGACAAGTTCATTTCGGCCTTTGAAATGGACGTCGACTGA
- a CDS encoding ABC transporter ATP-binding protein, with product MNDMTPMLDVRDLEMHFPIGGGVLDRLRLSAKGIRIDRPVVHAVNGVSFKIARGEIMALVGESGCGKSTVAKTIARIYKPTGGTVHVDGEDIAQHGFSEMLPVRAKMQMIFQDPFASLNPRQRVRDIVAEPLLEQTKSAAERKGVAGKTEALLAKVGLNAEHAGRYPHQFSGGQRQRIGIARALSVTPGLIIADEPVSALDVSIQAQILNLMMDLRDEFGLAYLFISHDLSVVNHIADRVGVMYLGFMVENAPRDALFAKPRHPYTRALLSAAPSIKEKREVEEISLSGEVPSALELPSGCCFRTRCPFAWDRCAKERPVLQDVGNDQTVACHLVDEPARDVLT from the coding sequence ATGAATGATATGACACCCATGCTCGACGTGCGTGACCTTGAGATGCACTTTCCCATCGGGGGCGGCGTGTTGGACCGCCTTCGATTAAGCGCCAAAGGCATCCGCATTGACCGGCCCGTCGTGCATGCGGTGAACGGTGTCAGCTTCAAGATCGCGCGCGGCGAGATCATGGCGCTGGTCGGCGAAAGCGGCTGTGGCAAGTCTACGGTCGCGAAAACAATCGCGCGCATTTACAAACCAACGGGCGGCACCGTGCATGTCGATGGCGAGGATATCGCCCAGCACGGGTTTTCGGAAATGTTGCCCGTAAGGGCCAAGATGCAGATGATTTTTCAAGACCCCTTTGCCTCTCTTAACCCGCGCCAGAGGGTGCGCGACATTGTGGCGGAACCGCTGTTGGAGCAGACCAAGTCGGCGGCTGAACGCAAGGGCGTCGCGGGAAAAACCGAAGCGCTTTTGGCCAAAGTCGGTTTGAACGCGGAACATGCAGGGCGTTACCCGCACCAGTTTTCCGGCGGCCAACGCCAACGCATCGGCATCGCGCGCGCCTTGTCGGTGACGCCGGGGCTTATCATCGCGGATGAACCTGTCTCTGCGTTGGACGTGTCGATTCAGGCGCAAATTCTGAATCTGATGATGGATCTGCGGGATGAATTCGGTCTGGCCTATCTGTTCATCAGCCATGACTTGTCCGTCGTGAACCACATCGCGGATCGGGTCGGGGTCATGTACCTTGGTTTCATGGTCGAAAACGCGCCGCGCGATGCGCTGTTCGCCAAGCCGCGCCATCCCTATACGCGTGCACTCCTGTCAGCAGCACCAAGCATCAAGGAAAAGCGCGAAGTCGAAGAAATTTCGCTGAGCGGCGAGGTGCCATCCGCACTGGAACTGCCCTCCGGGTGCTGCTTTCGCACCCGCTGCCCCTTTGCGTGGGACCGCTGCGCCAAAGAGCGGCCAGTGTTGCAAGATGTCGGCAATGACCAGACGGTGGCCTGCCATTTGGTCGATGAACCGGCAAGGGACGTACTGACATGA
- a CDS encoding ABC transporter substrate-binding protein: MIIAQPRLGLHDPHDCTDATDELTILHAVYDTLVRRVGQDFVPHLAQSWEVSTDARQWTFHLQPDVAFHDGSPCDADAVAACLVRMAREDKGYTLGAPAVWRQFLGGAQIEVLDGVTLTVTLAKPMADLLDVLEQGFIVAPSAFAALDANDYDVQIGSGPYRLNKVSKTRITAERIDDHFAGSPANAGVTWQLEVDPQKRLDLLQQGEVQAAIGLDFEKSRCLGTMRHVFLSPVAIIYLLNAARGPLADADVRLALSLAVDREALIATVMQGAARPLGGFVSPNHFGAGQGDGMRMDRARAKTLLAAAGYADGLTLLVDCPTRLPDEAERLTAALGEQLAQVGIKLEVFIHPEREEYAHMVRRKEIRDLCVFDSSPMSTYRVLFEKIDSRVAGSWWQGYANPKVEALIDEGRVKTDRRARADIWRKAYALLQEDPAWLTLYNPLRVIGLAGNHPAFEMPADGVIDVARLPDLSEVRDAG, from the coding sequence ATGATCATTGCGCAACCGCGGCTTGGCCTGCACGACCCTCATGATTGCACGGATGCGACGGATGAGCTGACGATCCTGCACGCGGTATATGACACGCTTGTGCGCCGCGTCGGTCAGGACTTTGTGCCCCATCTTGCGCAAAGTTGGGAGGTTTCGACCGATGCGCGTCAATGGACATTCCATTTACAGCCGGATGTCGCGTTCCACGACGGGTCTCCCTGCGACGCAGATGCGGTTGCGGCCTGTCTGGTTCGGATGGCCCGCGAGGACAAGGGGTACACACTGGGCGCACCTGCAGTCTGGCGGCAGTTCCTTGGCGGTGCGCAGATTGAGGTGCTGGACGGAGTAACGCTGACGGTCACGCTGGCAAAACCGATGGCGGACCTGCTTGATGTGCTCGAACAGGGGTTCATTGTCGCCCCGTCCGCGTTTGCCGCTTTGGATGCCAATGACTACGACGTGCAAATCGGATCGGGCCCTTATCGGTTAAACAAGGTTTCCAAAACCCGCATCACTGCAGAGCGTATCGATGATCATTTCGCAGGTTCTCCTGCAAACGCTGGCGTCACATGGCAATTAGAGGTCGATCCGCAAAAGCGTCTCGATCTGTTGCAGCAGGGTGAGGTGCAAGCGGCCATTGGCCTTGATTTCGAAAAATCACGGTGCCTTGGCACCATGCGCCACGTCTTCTTGTCACCTGTCGCAATCATCTATTTGCTGAACGCGGCCCGTGGTCCTTTGGCAGATGCGGATGTCCGTCTGGCGCTTAGCCTTGCTGTCGACCGGGAGGCTTTGATTGCCACCGTCATGCAGGGTGCTGCACGCCCCTTGGGCGGTTTCGTCAGCCCGAACCATTTCGGTGCGGGGCAGGGCGATGGCATGAGGATGGACCGTGCCCGCGCCAAGACCCTGTTGGCGGCTGCAGGATATGCGGATGGCCTGACCCTGCTAGTTGATTGTCCCACACGTCTACCAGACGAAGCGGAGCGCCTGACGGCGGCGCTTGGCGAACAATTGGCGCAGGTCGGGATCAAACTGGAGGTGTTTATTCACCCCGAAAGGGAGGAATATGCGCATATGGTGCGGCGCAAGGAAATCCGCGATCTATGTGTTTTCGATTCCAGCCCGATGAGCACATACCGCGTGCTTTTCGAAAAAATCGATTCACGTGTGGCAGGGTCATGGTGGCAGGGCTACGCGAACCCCAAGGTCGAAGCGCTGATTGATGAGGGGCGCGTAAAAACTGACCGCCGCGCACGGGCCGATATCTGGCGCAAGGCCTATGCCCTTCTGCAAGAAGACCCCGCATGGCTGACGCTTTATAATCCCTTGCGCGTGATTGGTCTGGCGGGAAACCACCCCGCGTTCGAGATGCCCGCCGACGGCGTGATCGATGTGGCGCGACTTCCCGATCTGAGCGAGGTGCGCGATGCAGGTTGA
- a CDS encoding ABC transporter ATP-binding protein, translated as MSDPLLDVRDLRTYFHTFSGTVKAVNGVSFSVGKGEVMGLVGESGGGKSVVGFSILGLIDSPGKIEGGEILLEGENLVQAGEDRLRQIRGRDIAMVFQDPMTSLNPLHTVGRQMDEMLCLHTDLDAAARKQACIDMLESVGISRAAERLGAYPHQFSGGMRQRVVIAIAMLARPQLIIADEPTTALDVTIQSQILKLMRAQIAEKGASMILITHDLAVVSEMADHITVLYCGKVVERGRTRDLISSPAHPYTRGLIDSIPDPLNRHARLKQIPGSVPDIRKLPKGCNFQDRCPRAQALCAQQEPVLQPQHTSLEAACHFPLAPGESA; from the coding sequence GTGTCTGATCCTTTGCTAGATGTGCGTGACCTGCGCACCTATTTCCACACGTTTTCCGGCACGGTAAAGGCCGTCAACGGCGTCAGCTTTTCGGTTGGCAAGGGCGAGGTGATGGGCCTTGTGGGCGAAAGCGGCGGCGGCAAATCTGTCGTCGGCTTTTCCATCCTTGGCCTGATCGACAGCCCCGGAAAAATCGAAGGCGGGGAAATCCTTCTTGAGGGGGAAAACCTGGTTCAGGCTGGCGAAGACCGGCTGCGCCAGATACGCGGGCGCGACATTGCCATGGTGTTTCAGGATCCCATGACATCATTGAACCCGTTGCACACGGTCGGACGGCAAATGGATGAAATGCTGTGCCTGCACACTGATCTGGATGCAGCAGCACGCAAACAGGCCTGTATTGATATGCTTGAAAGTGTCGGCATCAGCCGTGCAGCAGAGCGGCTGGGTGCCTATCCCCACCAGTTTTCCGGCGGCATGCGCCAACGCGTCGTGATTGCGATTGCGATGCTGGCGCGGCCCCAGTTGATCATCGCGGATGAACCGACAACGGCCTTGGACGTCACAATCCAGAGCCAGATACTCAAGCTGATGCGCGCGCAGATTGCGGAAAAAGGCGCATCCATGATCCTGATCACGCATGATCTGGCTGTGGTGTCGGAAATGGCCGATCACATCACTGTCCTTTATTGCGGAAAAGTCGTCGAGCGCGGCCGAACGCGCGATCTGATCTCTTCGCCTGCGCATCCCTATACGCGTGGGTTGATCGACAGTATCCCCGATCCGCTGAACCGTCATGCGCGTTTAAAACAAATTCCCGGCTCAGTGCCGGATATCCGCAAGCTGCCGAAAGGATGCAATTTTCAGGATCGCTGCCCCCGTGCGCAGGCCCTCTGTGCCCAGCAAGAGCCGGTGTTGCAGCCTCAACATACCTCGCTGGAGGCGGCCTGCCACTTTCCACTGGCACCGGGAGAAAGCGCATGA
- a CDS encoding VOC family protein, whose translation MSQLPPQRPDDGIVLAITFQYYRDLPTAMAFYENVLGFELAIDQGWSKIYRIDGQAHVGLVDEARGMQNWAEDKTVQICLRVPNVDAWYAWAQSQGVAGMTELRDSEELGIRAFAMNDPEGYQIEVQTAKPGH comes from the coding sequence ATGTCCCAACTCCCGCCTCAACGACCCGACGATGGCATCGTCCTTGCGATCACATTTCAATATTATCGCGACCTGCCGACGGCGATGGCGTTCTATGAAAACGTGCTGGGGTTCGAGTTGGCCATCGATCAGGGGTGGTCCAAAATCTATCGCATAGACGGGCAGGCCCACGTCGGTCTGGTTGATGAAGCCCGCGGGATGCAGAACTGGGCCGAGGATAAAACAGTACAGATTTGCCTGCGCGTCCCGAATGTAGACGCTTGGTATGCCTGGGCGCAGTCGCAAGGCGTGGCGGGGATGACCGAACTGCGCGACAGCGAAGAGCTCGGCATACGTGCCTTCGCCATGAATGACCCCGAAGGATACCAGATCGAAGTGCAAACCGCGAAGCCGGGCCACTGA
- a CDS encoding amidohydrolase family protein — protein MQVDTLLTGGTVVTMDPQRRMIDAGAVAVAAGKIVAIGTALEIGAQVQAAEVIDCADKIIIPGLIDVHAHAGHGLIKSIGMHGGDRWEDICGEVYTQASPPEFWYAEARLAALERLRFGVTTGVSLLGGGDTIMRTDDPAYAAAHCRGVVEVGTRSMVAVGPTRAPHPRPYADWETGEQRHYEVSFEQQMQTSREIVQAWHDTHEGRIQIAMLYPVLRDEHEEEMPPADYATACEQAQLVRAYARERGLVFTQDGHWRGSIRRAEKLGLLGAETLLSHCIDLHEDEIHLVAASDTKIAHNPSANASIMGRCPAIELMAAGATVALGSDATAPDRSGDMLRHMQQAMHYHRTHFRDASVLAIGKALEMCTIAAARALGLDSRIGSVEVGKQADLTVVDLRRAHLFPPNMPVHRLVCFANGNDVDTVLVGGEVVLRDGQATRVDEAAILEDARVQAAQMIARIGGQGDLELPSDFWG, from the coding sequence ATGCAGGTTGATACACTTTTGACCGGCGGCACGGTCGTCACCATGGACCCGCAGCGCCGCATGATCGACGCGGGCGCTGTCGCTGTCGCGGCGGGCAAGATCGTTGCAATCGGAACGGCGCTTGAGATTGGCGCGCAGGTTCAGGCCGCAGAGGTCATAGATTGCGCGGACAAGATCATCATACCGGGATTGATCGATGTCCATGCCCATGCGGGGCACGGATTGATCAAATCAATCGGTATGCATGGGGGTGACCGGTGGGAAGACATCTGCGGCGAGGTTTATACGCAAGCCTCACCGCCGGAATTCTGGTACGCCGAAGCACGCCTGGCCGCGTTGGAGCGGTTGCGTTTTGGCGTGACGACGGGTGTTTCGCTATTGGGCGGCGGCGATACCATCATGCGCACTGACGATCCGGCTTATGCCGCCGCGCATTGTCGCGGTGTGGTGGAGGTGGGCACCCGCAGCATGGTGGCCGTTGGCCCCACGCGAGCACCGCATCCGCGGCCCTATGCCGATTGGGAAACGGGTGAGCAGCGCCATTATGAGGTGAGTTTTGAGCAGCAGATGCAAACCTCTCGCGAGATTGTGCAAGCCTGGCATGACACCCACGAGGGCCGCATCCAGATTGCGATGCTCTATCCCGTGTTGCGTGATGAGCACGAGGAAGAGATGCCGCCCGCCGATTATGCCACCGCCTGTGAGCAGGCGCAGCTTGTGCGCGCTTATGCCCGCGAACGGGGGCTGGTTTTCACCCAGGACGGACATTGGCGCGGCTCCATACGGCGGGCAGAAAAGCTTGGCCTTTTGGGTGCGGAAACGCTGCTGTCGCATTGTATTGATCTTCACGAGGATGAAATTCATCTGGTCGCGGCAAGTGATACTAAAATTGCGCATAATCCTTCGGCGAATGCGTCAATCATGGGCCGCTGTCCGGCGATCGAGCTGATGGCGGCAGGGGCGACTGTTGCGCTGGGGTCTGATGCAACTGCGCCAGACCGCTCGGGTGATATGTTGCGCCATATGCAGCAGGCAATGCATTATCACCGTACCCATTTTCGGGACGCATCGGTTCTGGCCATCGGCAAGGCGTTGGAAATGTGTACCATTGCAGCGGCACGCGCGCTTGGGTTGGACAGCCGAATTGGCTCGGTTGAGGTGGGTAAGCAGGCCGATCTCACGGTGGTGGATTTGCGGCGCGCACATCTTTTTCCGCCCAATATGCCGGTGCACCGGCTGGTTTGTTTCGCCAACGGCAATGACGTCGATACCGTTCTTGTCGGCGGAGAGGTTGTCCTTCGCGATGGACAGGCGACACGTGTAGATGAGGCCGCAATTCTGGAGGACGCCCGTGTGCAGGCCGCGCAAATGATTGCACGTATCGGCGGGCAGGGCGACCTGGAACTGCCATCGGATTTCTGGGGATAG